One Capricornis sumatraensis isolate serow.1 chromosome 8, serow.2, whole genome shotgun sequence genomic region harbors:
- the FEN1 gene encoding flap endonuclease 1, which translates to MGIQGLAKLIADVAPSAIRENDIKSYFGRKVAIDASMSIYQFLIAVRQGGDVLQNEEGETTSHLMGMFYRTIRMMENGIKPVYVFDGKPPQLKSGELAKRSERRAEAEKQLQQAQAAGAEAEVEKFTKRLVKVTKQHNDECKHLLSLMGIPYLDAPSEAEASCAALVKAGKVYAAATEDMDCLTFGSPVLMRHLTASEAKKLPIQEFHLSRILQELGLNQEQFVDLCILLGSDYCESIRGIGPKRAVDLIQKHKSIEEIVRRLDPNKYSVPENWLHKEAQQLFLEPEVLDPESVELKWSEPNEEELVRFMCGEKQFSEERIRSGVRRLSKSRQGSTQGCLDDFFKVTGSLSSAKRKEPEPKGAAKKKAKTGAAGKFKRGK; encoded by the coding sequence ATGGGAATTCAAGGACTGGCCAAACTGATCGCTGACGTGGCCCCCAGTGCCATCCGAGAGAATGACATTAAGAGCTACTTTGGCCGCAAGGTGGCCATCGATGCCTCCATGAGCATTTATCAGTTCCTGATAGCTGTTCGCCAAGGGGGGGATGTGCTGCAGAACGAGGAGGGGGAGACCACCAGCCACCTGATGGGCATGTTCTACCGCACCATCCGCATGATGGAGAACGGCATCAAGCCTGTGTACGTCTTCGATGGCAAGCCGCCGCAGCTCAAGTCCGGGGAGCTGGCCAAGCGCAGCGAGCGGCGGGCCGAGGCGGAGAAGCAGCTGCAGCAGGCTCAGGCCGCCGGGGCTGAGGCGGAGGTGGAAAAGTTTACAAAGCGGCTGGTGAAGGTCACCAAACAACACAACGATGAGTGCAAGCACCTCCTGAGCCTCATGGGCATCCCGTACCTCGATGCGCCCAGTGAGGCGGAGGCTAGCTGTGCGGCCCTGGTGAAGGCCGGCAAAGTCTACGCTGCGGCCACAGAGGACATGGATTGCCTGACGTTCGGCAGCCCGGTGCTCATGCGGCACCTGACTGCCAGTGAGGCCAAGAAGCTGCCCATCCAGGAGTTCCACCTGAGCCGGATCCTGCAGGAGCTGGGCCTCAACCAGGAGCAGTTTGTGGATCTGTGCATCCTGCTGGGCAGTGACTACTGTGAGAGCATCCGGGGCATCGGGCCCAAGCGGGCCGTGGACCTCATCCAGAAGCACAAGAGCATCGAGGAGATTGTGCGGCGGCTGGACCCCAACAAGTACTCCGTGCCAGAAAACTGGCTCCACAAGGAGGCCCAACAGCTCTTCCTGGAGCCTGAGGTGTTGGACCCGGAGTCTGTGGAGCTCAAGTGGAGCGAGCCCAATGAAGAAGAGCTCGTCAGGTTCATGTGTGGGGAGAAGCAGTTCTCCGAGGAGCGAATCCGCAGTGGGGTCAGGCGGCTGAGCAAGAGCCGCCAGGGCAGCACCCAGGGCTGCCTGGATGATTTCTTTAAGGTGACCGGCTCCCTCTCTTCTGCCAAGCGCAAGGAGCCAGAGCCCAAGGGAGCCGCTAAGAAGAAGGCAAAGACTGGGGCAGCAGGGAAgttcaaaagaggaaaataa